In Microtus ochrogaster isolate Prairie Vole_2 chromosome 4, MicOch1.0, whole genome shotgun sequence, one genomic interval encodes:
- the Tprn gene encoding taperin codes for MAGLGRPGPGPGSRTAMPAWKREILERRRAKLAALSGGPGPGAAPEGQNEKLVLAESLGPLSENPFMRLESERRRGARPAQQLLELYRRVPGVRTIRADNILIIESTPGFPPAVPPAAGIRAAEVVVYEAPQEAPQPGRVSRLLEKFDSPASPRSRGSPERSHSGLPQLPVAPPSTATRAPTNRSLASAPSVRPSQPTLPVSPVPVAPRASQRSACCEPAHPDGTAGPGARHSDFLRKTGSNSFTVHPRGLPRGAVNHSLSNGPVTQKFPAGPVNGLSGSSPVPGKWKPKVESGEPSLHSPPSPGTPSATPVGPPALPAPSPTSATPNQRRWVSSATSANDSFEIRPAPKPDVETIPIGDLQARALANLRVNSRNSFVLIPKRKALGNHPSEGRQSEEPNQEVGWASQSQGLRAQPVVSTVDGAPVLERNTLTAEMQWAAREEGCPRTATAVTDRSVRWQQSSSPPPFLPTTVEAEPTEGLVPGLAKNGQEPGLPGLPVTFIDEVDSEEEPSQEAQLPSSAVGGSPQYHLHLARPGHTAELPNRGSNTFIVVPKRKPETLQEPHFSRANGQSQQQETEEQDADSLSGPHPALENTLKKRYPTVHEIEVIGGYLALQKSCLIKAGSSRKKMKISFNDKTLHTTFEYPSESSLAQEEEEEEEEEEDGEEEEVGLDSEKSFSLFLPRATFVSSVGPESPRLPDGSSGLSSYTPKHSMAFSKWQEQTLVQAPSEVELPPKEVMLTPASQNDLSDFRSEPALYF; via the exons ATGGCCGGCTTAGGGCGGCCGGGCCCGGGCCCGGGGTCGCGCACCGCGATGCCCGCCTGGAAGCGGGAGATCCTTGAGCGGAGGCGAGCTAAACTGGCCGCCCTGAGCGGAGGCCCGGGACCCGGAGCGGCGCCGGAGGGACAGAACGAGAAGCTGGTTCTGGCGGAGAGTCTGGGTCCGCTGAGCGAGAACCCCTTCATGAGACTTGAATCGGAGCGGCGGCGAGGGGCACGGCCGGCGCAGCAGCTGCTGGAGCTGTACCGTCGCGTGCCGGGCGTGCGTACCATCCGAGCCGACAACATCCTCATCATCGAGTCAACTCCTGGCTTCCCGCCCGCCGTGCCGCCCGCTGCGGGCATCCGCGCTGCCGAGGTAGTGGTGTACGAGGCGCCTCAGGAGGCGCCTCAGCCTGGCCGTGTCAGCCGGCTGCTGGAGAAGTTCGACTCGCCGGCCTCCCCCCGCAGCCGCGGGAGCCCGGAGCGCTCCCACTCTGGGCTTCCGCAGCTTCCCGTGGCGCCTCCATCTACTGCCACGCGCGCTCCCACCAATCGGTCGTTGGCTTCTGCCCCATCGGTGCGTCCCAGCCAGCCCACACTCCCTGTTTCGCCTGTTCCCGTTGCCCCTCGCGCGAGTCAGCGCTCCGCCTGTTGCGAGCCCGCGCACCCCGATGGTACCGCGGGTCCTGGGGCCCGGCACAGCGACTTCCTACGGAAGACGGGCAGCAACTCCTTCACTGTCCACCCCCGGGGCCTGCCCCGCGGTGCGGTCAATCACTCGCTTTCTAATGGACCCGTGACCCAGAAGTTCCCGGCCGGCCCTGTCAATGGGTTGTCGGGCTCTTCTCCTGTTCCGGGCAAGTGGAAGccaaaggtggagtcaggggaaccTTCCCTCCACTCACCCCCAAGCCCTGGGACCCCAAGTGCCACTCCGGTTGGGCCCCCTGCCTTGCCGGCGCCCAGCCCAACCAGTGCCACTCCCAACCAGCGCCGGTGGGTCTCCTCTGCCACCAGCGCCAATGACTCCTTCGAAATAAGGCCAGCCCCCAAGCCAGATGTGGAAACTATCCCAATCGGAGACCTTCAGGCCAGGGCCCTGGCCAACCTCCGTGTTAACTCCCGCAACTCCTTCGTGTTGATCCCCAAGCGCAAGGCCCTTGGGAACCATCCTTCGGAGGGGAGGCAGTCAGAGGAGCCAAACCAGGAGGTAGGCTGGGCCTCTCAGAGCCAGGGTCTCAGAGCCCAGCCGGTGGTGTCTACAGTGGATGGTGCGCCTGTCCTAGAGAGGAATACCTTGACTGCTGAGATGCAGTGGGCAGCTAGGGAAGAGGGCTGCCCCCGGACAGCCACCGCTGTCACAGACAGGTCTGTTAGGTGGCAGCAGTCATCCTCACCACCTCCATTCCTACCAACCACTGTTGAAGCAGAGCCGACTGAGGGCTTGGTTCCTGGCTTGGCCAAGAATGGCCAGGAGCCTGGGCTGCCAGGACTTCCAGTCACCTTTATTGATGAAGTAGACTCAGAAGAGGAGCCCTCCCAAGAAGCCCAACTGCCCTCCTCAGCAGTTGGTGGGTCCCCCCAGTACCACCTGCACCTTGCCAGGCCTGGGCACACCGCAGAGCTCCCAAACCGAGGCAGCAACACTTTCATAGTGGTGCCCAAGAGGAAGCCAGAGACCCTTCAGGAGCCACACTTCAGTCGGGCCAATGGGCAGTCCCAGCAGCAGGAGACTGAGGAACAGGACGCTGACAGCCTCTCAGGACCCCACCCTGCCCTGGAGAACACCCTTAAGAAACGCTACCCCACTGTACACGAGATTGAAGTGATCGGTGGTTACCTGGCCCTGCAGAAGTCCTGCCTCATCAAGGCTGGCTCTTCCAGAAAAAAG ATGAAGATCTCCTTCAATGACAAGACCCTGCACACAACATTTGAATACCCTTCTGAGAGCTCCCTGGcccaagaagaagaggaggaggaggaggaagaggaagatggtgaagaggaggaagtggggcttGACTCAGAGAagtccttttccctctttctgcccCGGGCCACATTTGTAAGCAGTGTGGGACCTGAGAGCCCCCGACTACCAGATGGCAGCTCAG GCCTGTCCAGCTACACTCCCAAGCATTCCATGGCCTTCAGCAAGTGGCAGGAACAGACACTGGTGCAGGCTCCAAGTGAGGTGGAACTCCCACCGAAAGAGGTCATG CTCACACCTGCCAGTCAGAATGATCTCTCGGACTTCCGCAGCGAGCCAGCCCTCTATTTCTGA
- the Tmem203 gene encoding transmembrane protein 203 — MLFSLRELVQWLGFATFEIFVHLLSLLVFSVLLALRVDGLAPSLSWWNVFVPFFAADGLSTYFTTIVSVRLFQDGEKRLAVLRLFWVLTVLSLKFVFEMLLCQKLVEQTRELWFGLITSPVFILLQLLMIRACRVN; from the coding sequence ATGTTATTCTCGCTGCGGGAGCTGGTACAGTGGCTGGGCTTCGCCACCTTTGAGATCTTTGTGCACCTCCTTTCTCTGTTGGTGTTCTCCGTGCTTTTGGCACTGCGAGTGGACGGCTTGGCCCCGAGCCTCTCCTGGTGGAACGTATTTGTGCCCTTTTTCGCCGCCGACGGGCTCAGCACCTACTTCACCACTATCGTGTCGGTGCGCCTCTTCCAAGACGGGGAGAAGCGGCTGGCTGTACTGCGCCTCTTCTGGGTTCTCACAGTCCTTAGCCTCAAGTTTGTCTTTGAGATGCTGCTGTGCCAGAAGCTAGTGGAGCAAACTCGAGAGCTCTGGTTCGGCCTGATCACGTCTCCGGTCTTCATTCTCCTGCAGCTGCTCATGATCCGGGCTTGTCGCGTCAACTAG
- the Ndor1 gene encoding NADPH-dependent diflavin oxidoreductase 1 isoform X3: protein MQVPQLLVLFGSQTGTAQDEAERLGREARRRRLGCRVQALDSYAVADLIREPLVIFVCATTGQGDPPDNMKNFWRFIFRKSLLSTSLCQMDFAVLGLGDSSYAKFNFVAKKLHRRLLQLGASALLPPCLGDDQHELGPDAAIDPWLGDLWKKIMRLYPVPLDFPEIPLGIPLPSKFIFQFVQEVPSVGTEGLKLASSDPQRPPSELQPFLAPVITNQRVTGPQHFQDVRLIEFDITGSSISYAAGDVVSIMPSNSETHTQQFCRLLGLNPKQFFLLTPREPGVPHPPGLPQPCTVSHLVSRYLDIASVPRRSFFELLACLSPHGLEREKLLEFSSARGQEELWEYCNRPRRTILEVLCDFPHTAAAIPPDYLLDLIPRIRPRAFSIASSLLAHPGRLQILVAVVQYQTRLKEPRRGLCSSWLASLNPEQGPVQVPLWVRPGSLMFPETPDTPIIMVGPGTGVAPFRAAIQERVAHSQTGLLLAD, encoded by the exons ATGCAGGTTCCGCAGCTACTTGTGCTTTTCGGCAGCCAGACTGGCACAGCCCAGGATGAGGCGGAGAGACTGGGCCGCGAGGCCCGGCGCCGGCGGCTAGGTTGCCGCGTGCAGGCGCTGGACTCGTATGCGGTG GCGGATCTCATTAGGGAGCCCCTGGTGATATTTGTTTGTGCGACCACAGGCCAAGGAGACCCTCCTGACAACATGAAG AACTTTTGGAGGTTCATTTTCCGGAAGAGCCTGCTGTCCACCTCTCTCTGTCAGATGGACTTCGCTGTCCTAGGCCTCGGGGACTCCTCATATGCCAA GTTCAACTTCGTGGCCAAGAAGCTCCATCGTAGGCTGCTGCAGCTAGGAGCCAGTGCCCTCCTGCCCCCATGTCTGGGTGATGACCAGCATGAACTGGG GCCCGATGCTGCCATTGACCCCTGGCTGGGAGACCTTTGGAAGAAGATAATGCGTCTGTACCCAGTGCCTCTTGACTTTCCTGAGATCCCTCTTGGAATCCC CTTGCCCTCCAAGTTCATCTTCCAGTTTGTCCAGGAGGTTCCCAGCGTAGGGACTGAGGGGCTAAAGCTAGCCAGCTCAGACCCTCAGAGACCCCCATCAGAGTTACAGCCCTTTCTGGCACCTGTGATAACCAACCAGAGGGTCACTGGCCCCCAACATTTCCAGGATGTTCGGCTGATTGAGTTTGACATTACAGGCTCGAGTATCAG TTATGCTGCTGGCGATGTCGTATCAATTATGCCCTCTAACTCGGAGACCCACACCCAGCAGTTCTGCCGGTTGCTGGGCTTGAACCCCAAGCAGTTTTTCCTGCTTACGCCACGGGAACCAG GCGTCCCTCACCCACCAGGGCTGCCTCAGCCCTGCACAGTGTCGCATCTTGTCTCACGGTATTTGGACATCGCCAGCGTGCCCCGCCGTTCCTTCTTTGAGCTCTTGGCTTGTCTTTCTCCACATGGGCTGGAGCGGGAGAAGCTGCTAGAATTCAGCTCTGCCAGAGGTCAGGAAGAGCTCTGGGAGTACTGTAATCGGCCCCGCAGGACCATCTTGGAG GTGCTGTGTGACTTTCCACACACGGCAGCTGCCATTCCTCCAGACTACCTTTTGGACCTTATCCCTCGGATCCGCCCACGGGCCTTCTCCATTGCCTCTTCCCTGCTG GCTCATCCCGGGAGGCTACAGATCCTTGTGGCTGTCGTACAGTACCAGACTCGCCTCAAGGAACCCCGCCGTGGCCTCTGCTCCTCCTGGCTAGCATCCCTGAATCCTGAGCAAG GACCTGTCCAGGTGCCTCTGTGGGTGCGGCCTGGGAGCCTCATGTTCCCAGAGACACCAGACACACCCATTATCATGGTAGGGCCTGGAACTGGTGTGGCGCCCTTTCGAGCAGCCATTCAAGAGCGAGTGGCCCACAGCCAAACTG GACTTCTACTGGCAGACTGA
- the Ndor1 gene encoding NADPH-dependent diflavin oxidoreductase 1 isoform X1 — translation MQVPQLLVLFGSQTGTAQDEAERLGREARRRRLGCRVQALDSYAVADLIREPLVIFVCATTGQGDPPDNMKNFWRFIFRKSLLSTSLCQMDFAVLGLGDSSYAKFNFVAKKLHRRLLQLGASALLPPCLGDDQHELGPDAAIDPWLGDLWKKIMRLYPVPLDFPEIPLGIPLPSKFIFQFVQEVPSVGTEGLKLASSDPQRPPSELQPFLAPVITNQRVTGPQHFQDVRLIEFDITGSSISYAAGDVVSIMPSNSETHTQQFCRLLGLNPKQFFLLTPREPGVPHPPGLPQPCTVSHLVSRYLDIASVPRRSFFELLACLSPHGLEREKLLEFSSARGQEELWEYCNRPRRTILEVLCDFPHTAAAIPPDYLLDLIPRIRPRAFSIASSLLAHPGRLQILVAVVQYQTRLKEPRRGLCSSWLASLNPEQGPVQVPLWVRPGSLMFPETPDTPIIMVGPGTGVAPFRAAIQERVAHSQTGNFLFFGCRKRDQDFYWQTEWQELEKKGCLTLVTAFSREQEQKVYVQHRLRELGPLVWELLDRHGAHFYLAGNAKYMPADVTEALTSIFQEEGQLSSADAAAYLARLQQTLRFQTETWA, via the exons ATGCAGGTTCCGCAGCTACTTGTGCTTTTCGGCAGCCAGACTGGCACAGCCCAGGATGAGGCGGAGAGACTGGGCCGCGAGGCCCGGCGCCGGCGGCTAGGTTGCCGCGTGCAGGCGCTGGACTCGTATGCGGTG GCGGATCTCATTAGGGAGCCCCTGGTGATATTTGTTTGTGCGACCACAGGCCAAGGAGACCCTCCTGACAACATGAAG AACTTTTGGAGGTTCATTTTCCGGAAGAGCCTGCTGTCCACCTCTCTCTGTCAGATGGACTTCGCTGTCCTAGGCCTCGGGGACTCCTCATATGCCAA GTTCAACTTCGTGGCCAAGAAGCTCCATCGTAGGCTGCTGCAGCTAGGAGCCAGTGCCCTCCTGCCCCCATGTCTGGGTGATGACCAGCATGAACTGGG GCCCGATGCTGCCATTGACCCCTGGCTGGGAGACCTTTGGAAGAAGATAATGCGTCTGTACCCAGTGCCTCTTGACTTTCCTGAGATCCCTCTTGGAATCCC CTTGCCCTCCAAGTTCATCTTCCAGTTTGTCCAGGAGGTTCCCAGCGTAGGGACTGAGGGGCTAAAGCTAGCCAGCTCAGACCCTCAGAGACCCCCATCAGAGTTACAGCCCTTTCTGGCACCTGTGATAACCAACCAGAGGGTCACTGGCCCCCAACATTTCCAGGATGTTCGGCTGATTGAGTTTGACATTACAGGCTCGAGTATCAG TTATGCTGCTGGCGATGTCGTATCAATTATGCCCTCTAACTCGGAGACCCACACCCAGCAGTTCTGCCGGTTGCTGGGCTTGAACCCCAAGCAGTTTTTCCTGCTTACGCCACGGGAACCAG GCGTCCCTCACCCACCAGGGCTGCCTCAGCCCTGCACAGTGTCGCATCTTGTCTCACGGTATTTGGACATCGCCAGCGTGCCCCGCCGTTCCTTCTTTGAGCTCTTGGCTTGTCTTTCTCCACATGGGCTGGAGCGGGAGAAGCTGCTAGAATTCAGCTCTGCCAGAGGTCAGGAAGAGCTCTGGGAGTACTGTAATCGGCCCCGCAGGACCATCTTGGAG GTGCTGTGTGACTTTCCACACACGGCAGCTGCCATTCCTCCAGACTACCTTTTGGACCTTATCCCTCGGATCCGCCCACGGGCCTTCTCCATTGCCTCTTCCCTGCTG GCTCATCCCGGGAGGCTACAGATCCTTGTGGCTGTCGTACAGTACCAGACTCGCCTCAAGGAACCCCGCCGTGGCCTCTGCTCCTCCTGGCTAGCATCCCTGAATCCTGAGCAAG GACCTGTCCAGGTGCCTCTGTGGGTGCGGCCTGGGAGCCTCATGTTCCCAGAGACACCAGACACACCCATTATCATGGTAGGGCCTGGAACTGGTGTGGCGCCCTTTCGAGCAGCCATTCAAGAGCGAGTGGCCCACAGCCAAACTG GAAACTTCTTGTTCTTTGGCTGCCGCAAACGGGACCAGGACTTCTACTGGCAGACTGAGTGGCAAGAGCTAGAGAAGAAAGGCTGCCTGACCCTGGTTACGGCCTTCTCCCGGGAGCAG GAGCAAAAGGTGTATGTGCAGCATCGGCTCCGAGAGCTGGGGCCCCTTGTCTGGGAGCTGCTGGATCGCCACGGTGCCCACTTCTACCTAGCAGG CAATGCTAAGTATATGCCTGCGGACGTTACGGAAGCCCTGACATCCATTTTTCAAGAAGAAGGACAACTCTCAAGCGCAGATGCGGCTGCCTACCTTGCCAGGCTCCAGCAGACACTGCGTTTCCAGACTGAGACCTGGGCCTGA
- the Ndor1 gene encoding NADPH-dependent diflavin oxidoreductase 1 isoform X2 — protein sequence MKNFWRFIFRKSLLSTSLCQMDFAVLGLGDSSYAKFNFVAKKLHRRLLQLGASALLPPCLGDDQHELGPDAAIDPWLGDLWKKIMRLYPVPLDFPEIPLGIPLPSKFIFQFVQEVPSVGTEGLKLASSDPQRPPSELQPFLAPVITNQRVTGPQHFQDVRLIEFDITGSSISYAAGDVVSIMPSNSETHTQQFCRLLGLNPKQFFLLTPREPGVPHPPGLPQPCTVSHLVSRYLDIASVPRRSFFELLACLSPHGLEREKLLEFSSARGQEELWEYCNRPRRTILEVLCDFPHTAAAIPPDYLLDLIPRIRPRAFSIASSLLAHPGRLQILVAVVQYQTRLKEPRRGLCSSWLASLNPEQGPVQVPLWVRPGSLMFPETPDTPIIMVGPGTGVAPFRAAIQERVAHSQTGNFLFFGCRKRDQDFYWQTEWQELEKKGCLTLVTAFSREQEQKVYVQHRLRELGPLVWELLDRHGAHFYLAGNAKYMPADVTEALTSIFQEEGQLSSADAAAYLARLQQTLRFQTETWA from the exons ATGAAG AACTTTTGGAGGTTCATTTTCCGGAAGAGCCTGCTGTCCACCTCTCTCTGTCAGATGGACTTCGCTGTCCTAGGCCTCGGGGACTCCTCATATGCCAA GTTCAACTTCGTGGCCAAGAAGCTCCATCGTAGGCTGCTGCAGCTAGGAGCCAGTGCCCTCCTGCCCCCATGTCTGGGTGATGACCAGCATGAACTGGG GCCCGATGCTGCCATTGACCCCTGGCTGGGAGACCTTTGGAAGAAGATAATGCGTCTGTACCCAGTGCCTCTTGACTTTCCTGAGATCCCTCTTGGAATCCC CTTGCCCTCCAAGTTCATCTTCCAGTTTGTCCAGGAGGTTCCCAGCGTAGGGACTGAGGGGCTAAAGCTAGCCAGCTCAGACCCTCAGAGACCCCCATCAGAGTTACAGCCCTTTCTGGCACCTGTGATAACCAACCAGAGGGTCACTGGCCCCCAACATTTCCAGGATGTTCGGCTGATTGAGTTTGACATTACAGGCTCGAGTATCAG TTATGCTGCTGGCGATGTCGTATCAATTATGCCCTCTAACTCGGAGACCCACACCCAGCAGTTCTGCCGGTTGCTGGGCTTGAACCCCAAGCAGTTTTTCCTGCTTACGCCACGGGAACCAG GCGTCCCTCACCCACCAGGGCTGCCTCAGCCCTGCACAGTGTCGCATCTTGTCTCACGGTATTTGGACATCGCCAGCGTGCCCCGCCGTTCCTTCTTTGAGCTCTTGGCTTGTCTTTCTCCACATGGGCTGGAGCGGGAGAAGCTGCTAGAATTCAGCTCTGCCAGAGGTCAGGAAGAGCTCTGGGAGTACTGTAATCGGCCCCGCAGGACCATCTTGGAG GTGCTGTGTGACTTTCCACACACGGCAGCTGCCATTCCTCCAGACTACCTTTTGGACCTTATCCCTCGGATCCGCCCACGGGCCTTCTCCATTGCCTCTTCCCTGCTG GCTCATCCCGGGAGGCTACAGATCCTTGTGGCTGTCGTACAGTACCAGACTCGCCTCAAGGAACCCCGCCGTGGCCTCTGCTCCTCCTGGCTAGCATCCCTGAATCCTGAGCAAG GACCTGTCCAGGTGCCTCTGTGGGTGCGGCCTGGGAGCCTCATGTTCCCAGAGACACCAGACACACCCATTATCATGGTAGGGCCTGGAACTGGTGTGGCGCCCTTTCGAGCAGCCATTCAAGAGCGAGTGGCCCACAGCCAAACTG GAAACTTCTTGTTCTTTGGCTGCCGCAAACGGGACCAGGACTTCTACTGGCAGACTGAGTGGCAAGAGCTAGAGAAGAAAGGCTGCCTGACCCTGGTTACGGCCTTCTCCCGGGAGCAG GAGCAAAAGGTGTATGTGCAGCATCGGCTCCGAGAGCTGGGGCCCCTTGTCTGGGAGCTGCTGGATCGCCACGGTGCCCACTTCTACCTAGCAGG CAATGCTAAGTATATGCCTGCGGACGTTACGGAAGCCCTGACATCCATTTTTCAAGAAGAAGGACAACTCTCAAGCGCAGATGCGGCTGCCTACCTTGCCAGGCTCCAGCAGACACTGCGTTTCCAGACTGAGACCTGGGCCTGA
- the LOC113455941 gene encoding RING finger protein 225-like, whose protein sequence is MSKPSSVWLLRATLTFTSPTIPAVTLESQSSHPAFCSGGSTLRPNDNNSTPASSPCTPLSPELLDPLHQLPADEEDNLSPPQDARAPDSKPELEALSTVEEQEECEGQAEEECPICTEPYRSDEQHQALLNCGHSLCVGCLHQLLGITPRADLGRVCCPLCRQKTPMLEWEICQLQEELLRADGPQRPVPIASTTPLRPGPGPWGSLEHRYHLRFLAGPVGGRSCLPFLPCPPSLSTWLWTLRERGPCARRLSLLSLLALELLGLVLIFMPLMLLGVFFMLLDRSSH, encoded by the exons atGAGCAA ACCAAGCTCTGTCTGGCTCCTGAGGGCCACACTAACCTTTACATCTCCAACAATCCCTGCTGTCACCCTGGAGTCCCAATCTTCCCATCCTGCTTTCTGTTCTGGTGGTTCTACCCTGAGGCCTAATGATAACAACTCTACACCCGCCAGTTCACCTTGTACTCCTTTGAGTCCTGAGCTCCTGGACCCACTGCACCAGCTACCAGCAGATGAAGAGGATAATCTCAGCCCCCCCCAGGATGCCAGGGCTCCAGACAGTAAGCCTGAACTGGAGGCCCTGTCAACtgtggaggagcaggaagagtgTGAGGGACAGGCAGAGGAGGAATGCCCCATCTGCACTGAGCCTTACCGGTCTGATGAGCAGCACCAGGCCTTGCTGAACTGTGGTCACAGCCTGTGTGTGGGCTGCCTGCACCAGCTGTTAGGCATAACCCCCAGAGCTGACCTGGGTCGTGTGTGCTGCCCACTGTGTCGTCAGAAGACACCCATGCTAGAGTGGGAGATCTGTCAGCTGCAGGAGGAACTGCTTCGAGCTGATGGACCCCAGCGCCCAGTGCCCATTGCATCCACCACACCCCTACGCCCCGGCCCTGGGCCCTGGGGATCCTTGGAGCACCGCTACCACCTGCGTTTTCTGGCTGGGCCCGTGGGAGGCCGGAGctgcctccccttccttccctgccctcccagcCTAAGTACCTGGCTGTGGACACTGCGGGAACGTGGCCCCTGTGCCCGTCGCCTATCACTGCTGAGCCTGCTGGCATTAGAACTGCTGGGGCTGGTGCTCATCTTCATGCCGCTCATGTTGCTAGGAGTGTTCTTCATGCTCCTAGACCGCTCCAGCCACTGA
- the Rnf208 gene encoding RING finger protein 208: protein MPADPGPEVGSGWPGLLMSCLKGPHVILKMEAMKIVHPEKFPELPAATPCFPPAPRPTPTLAPKRAWPSDTEIIVNQACGGDMPTLEGAPHTPPLPRRPRKGSSELGFPRVAPVDEVIVNQYVIRPGPTASAPSSSGPVIAGEPLECPTCGHTYNVTQRRPRVLSCLHSVCEQCLQILYESCPKYKFISCPTCHRETVLFTDYGLAALAVNTSILSRLPPEALTAPSGGQWGGESEGSCYQTFRQYCGAACTCHVRNPLSACSIM, encoded by the coding sequence ATGCCAGCTGACCCTGGGCCCGAGGTGGGCAGTGGATGGCCAGGCCTCCTCATGTCCTGCCTGAAAGGCCCCCATGTCATCCTCAAAATGGAGGCCATGAAGATTGTCCACCCTGAAAAGTTCCCTGAGCTCCCGGCGGCCACCCCCTGCTTCCCGCCTGCACCCAGGCCCACTCCCACTCTGGCACCCAAGCGTGCTTGGCCCTCAGACACAGAGATCATTGTCAACCAGGCATGTGGGGGGGACATGCCTACCTTGGAAGGAGCACCCCACACTCCACCCTTGCCAAGGCGGCCCCGCAAGGGCAGTTCTGAATTGGGCTTCCCCCGGGTGGCACCAGTGGATGAGGTCATTGTAAATCAATATGTGATTCGACCTGGCCCAACAGCCTCTGCACCTTCATCATCCGGGCCAGTGATAGCAGGTGAGCCCCTGGAATGCCCCACCTGTGGGCATACATACAACGTCACTCAGCGGCGGCCCCGCGTGCTGTCTTGCCTGCACTCTGTGTGTGAGCAGTGCCTGCAGATCCTTTACGAGTCTTGCCCTAAGTACAAGTTTATCTCGTGTCCCACCTGCCACCGTGAGACTGTGCTCTTCACTGACTATGGCCTGGCCGCACTGGCTGTCAATACATCCATCCTGAGCCGCTTGCCACCTGAAGCCCTGACGGCCCCATCCGGTGGCCAGTGGGGGGGTGAATCCGAAGGCAGCTGCTACCAGACCTTCCGGCAGTACTGTGGGGCTGCATGCACCTGCCATGTGCGGAACCCACTATCAGCCTGTTCCATCATGTAG
- the Cysrt1 gene encoding cysteine-rich tail protein 1, translating to MDPHEMVVKNPYTHISIPRAHLRSDLGQQLEEVPSSSSSAEIQPLPSGTCAPEPAGLSKTTEAPEPKGVKGIKGTAPEQSQQTYNPCNPYNSSVQRPSGLTYAGLPPVGRGDDIAHHCCCLPCCSCCHCPRFCRCHSCCCVVS from the coding sequence ATGGACCCCCATGAGATGGTTGTGAAGAATCCATACACCCACATCAGCATCCCTCGGGCTCACCTGCGGTCTGACCTGGGGCAGCAGTTAGAGGAGgttccttcttcatcttcctccgcTGAGATTCAGCCTCTACCCTCAGGAACCTGTGCCCCAGAGCCAGCGGGCCTCTCGAAAACAACTGAAGCCCCAGAGCCAAAGGGTGTCAAGGGCATCAAAGGCACAGCTCCTGAGCAGAGCCAACAGACCTACAACCCCTGCAACCCCTACAACAGCAGTGTGCAGCGTCCCTCAGGACTGACGTATGCTGGTCTGCCCCCTGTGGGGCGTGGCGATGACATTGCCCACCACTGCTGCTGCCtgccttgctgctcttgctgccaCTGCCCACGATTCTGCCGTTGTCACAGCTGTTGCTGTGTTGTCTCCTAG
- the Rnf224 gene encoding RING finger protein 224, with the protein MLQPEGPRALEEGAALTAPRNDCIVCYSAYDLSIHLPRRLYCGHTFCQACMRRLDTPAHEQHWIPCPQCRQSTPMPRGGVTMLDLDLAAFLAVKAERKPSRIEPRSSVPLKVGTTVTQQPAGLYPTLGPQPHFPQPGCCCWAWGRLCWYPLGNPEV; encoded by the coding sequence ATGCTGCAGCCTGAAGGCCCCCGAGCCTTGGAGGAAGGGGCAGCCCTGACTGCCCCACGGAATGACTGCATCGTCTGCTACTCTGCCTATGACCTCTCAATACACTTGCCTCGCCGCCTCTACTGCGGCCACACCTTCTGCCAGGCATGTATGCGGCGGCTGGACACGCCAGCCCACGAACAGCACTGGATCCCCTGCCCACAGTGCCGTCAAAGTACCCCTATGCCCCGTGGAGGGGTGACCATGTTGGACCTGGACTTAGCTGCCTTTTTGGCAGTCAAAGCTGAACGGAAACCATCaagaatagaacccaggtcctcggtCCCCCTCAAAGTCGGCACTACCGTCACTCAGCAGCCGGCTGGACTCTACCCCACCTTGGGCCCCCAACCCCACTTTCCTCAGCCTGGATGCTGCTGCTGGGCCTGGGGAAGACTGTGCTGGTATCCCCTGGGGAACCCTGAGGTCTAA